In the Campylobacter sp. RM6914 genome, one interval contains:
- a CDS encoding glycosyltransferase → MSLKIVHCSIFNEYDDGNFFYGMERKISHGLIQNGHFVYDFSYRDWERNLRFLGIKNSGLKKMNNKLIQICKNLKADILLLGKAEKIDRQTLKTIKQELPNLKIAQWYVDHLKENQNFFNNLNEVDTFFYANALPLKDLSLKYKDTKFSFFPNISDGAFDRHQDTAKTTDVIYIARDYKEDVRYKFATLLDDFCKNNGINHKIYASLGNKDVFGSGFHEAVNSAKIAINFNRDDELESKNAKKLLGASDRMAQFMGCGVCTFSPRIDGFGKLYEDKKEIVYFESPDDCFDKIKEYLKDDKFKDIAKNGQEKTLKIANAKRVAKFMIEALQNENFSEGYEWREYIYKNGELI, encoded by the coding sequence ATGAGCCTTAAAATAGTGCATTGTAGTATATTTAACGAATATGATGATGGAAATTTCTTTTATGGTATGGAGAGAAAAATATCACACGGACTTATACAAAATGGACACTTTGTATATGACTTTAGCTACCGAGATTGGGAGCGAAATTTAAGATTTTTAGGTATAAAAAATAGTGGCTTAAAAAAGATGAATAATAAACTTATACAAATTTGTAAAAATTTAAAGGCTGATATTTTGCTTCTTGGTAAGGCTGAAAAGATAGATAGGCAAACTCTAAAAACCATAAAACAAGAGCTTCCAAATCTAAAAATAGCACAGTGGTACGTGGATCATCTAAAAGAAAATCAAAATTTCTTTAATAATTTAAATGAAGTGGATACATTTTTTTACGCAAACGCCCTGCCATTAAAAGATCTAAGTCTAAAATATAAAGATACAAAATTTTCATTTTTCCCAAACATATCAGATGGTGCGTTTGATAGACACCAAGACACAGCAAAAACTACTGATGTGATATATATAGCGAGAGACTATAAAGAGGATGTGAGATATAAATTTGCGACACTTCTTGATGATTTTTGCAAAAACAATGGTATAAATCATAAAATTTATGCAAGCCTTGGCAATAAAGATGTATTTGGCAGTGGGTTTCACGAGGCTGTTAATAGTGCAAAGATAGCTATAAATTTTAATAGAGATGATGAGCTTGAAAGTAAAAATGCAAAGAAGCTACTAGGTGCTAGCGATAGGATGGCGCAGTTTATGGGGTGTGGAGTTTGCACTTTTAGCCCTAGGATAGATGGTTTTGGGAAGCTTTATGAGGATAAAAAAGAGATAGTTTATTTTGAAAGTCCTGATGATTGTTTTGATAAAATAAAAGAGTATTTGAAAGACGATAAATTTAAAGATATAGCAAAAAATGGACAAGAAAAGACACTAAAAATAGCAAATGCAAAAAGGGTAGCAAAATTTATGATAGAAGCACTGCAAAATGAAAATTTCAGTGAAGGCTACGAGTGGCGTGAGTATATCTATAAAAATGGAGAGCTGATATGA
- a CDS encoding glycosyltransferase yields MKILHTLHWVQFAGTEKVCVDICNEMSKDNEVFLLTQKKIKPYINDSVNLVEFDFEQNRYNPLFLYKTAQILKQISPDVIHCHNTKELEIMYNARLFMSKKIPIIATKHTLKAKKRYEKADLCVAILEDTKEILKENSIIIKNGMYEKKTNPMLKLDTFHIVSAARLDPVKGMQTIIKAVSLLDFDFKFSIFGQGEQRAELEKQISDLGLENKVSIVGFVDNLQDYLASCDIQIIASVFEPYGLTAIDGIYYSPLLISTKTGICAQILPDELIFKNTAESLADKLTEIYNNYNHFVDVFAKVKTRKDEYSIEKMVQKYMDAYRGLIK; encoded by the coding sequence ATGAAAATTTTACACACACTTCACTGGGTGCAGTTTGCTGGGACTGAAAAGGTTTGTGTGGATATTTGTAATGAGATGTCAAAAGACAATGAAGTATTTTTGCTAACACAAAAGAAGATAAAACCATATATAAACGATAGTGTAAATTTGGTGGAATTTGACTTTGAACAAAATAGATATAATCCACTTTTTTTATATAAAACAGCTCAAATTTTAAAACAAATCTCCCCTGATGTAATCCACTGCCACAATACAAAAGAGCTTGAGATAATGTATAATGCAAGACTTTTTATGTCTAAAAAAATACCTATCATCGCCACAAAACATACACTAAAAGCAAAAAAAAGATACGAAAAAGCTGATCTTTGTGTGGCGATACTTGAGGATACGAAAGAGATACTAAAAGAAAATTCTATAATTATCAAAAACGGTATGTATGAAAAAAAGACAAATCCTATGCTAAAATTAGATACTTTTCATATAGTTTCTGCGGCAAGACTTGATCCTGTTAAAGGTATGCAAACCATCATAAAGGCTGTTTCGCTTTTGGATTTTGATTTTAAATTTAGCATTTTTGGACAAGGCGAACAAAGAGCAGAGCTTGAAAAACAGATTAGTGATTTGGGCTTAGAAAATAAAGTTAGCATTGTTGGGTTTGTGGATAATTTACAAGATTATTTGGCTAGTTGTGATATTCAGATTATTGCTTCAGTATTTGAGCCATATGGACTAACAGCTATTGATGGTATTTATTATTCTCCGCTTCTTATCTCAACTAAAACTGGAATTTGTGCTCAAATTTTGCCAGATGAGCTTATTTTTAAAAATACAGCAGAATCATTGGCAGATAAACTTACAGAAATTTATAATAATTACAATCATTTTGTGGATGTATTTGCAAAAGTTAAAACTAGAAAAGATGAGTATAGTATAGAAAAA